From Salvelinus fontinalis isolate EN_2023a chromosome 37, ASM2944872v1, whole genome shotgun sequence, the proteins below share one genomic window:
- the LOC129835922 gene encoding E3 ubiquitin-protein ligase TRIM35-like, producing MAATWTPEDDMSCPVCCDVFTDPVVLGCSHSFCRSCLDSYWNTQVIKKCPVCRHHSLTDAPPSSLALRNIVETFARERSHNTTKQEETREGEKESQGRRESGGRSGLVRDGDERCGLHWKRLLLFCVEDQEAVCGVSDLQETQEPSALPCG from the coding sequence ATGGCTGCCACCTGGACCCCGGAGGACGACATGTCCTGCCCTGTGTGCTGCGATGTTTTCACTGACCCTGTGGTGCTGGGCTGCAGCCACAGCTTCTGCAGGAGCTGCCTGGACAGCTACTGGAACACTCAGGTCATCAAAAAGTGCCCCGTCTGCCGCCACCATTCCCTAACCGACGCTCCACCCAGTAGCCTGGCTCTGAGGAACATCGTGGAGACCTTTGCGAGGGAGAGGAGCCACAATACCACCAAGCAGGAGGagacgagagagggggagaaggagagccaGGGAAGGAGGGAGTCAGGAGGGAGGAGTGGGTTGGTACGGGATGGGGATGAAAGGTGCGGTCTCCATTGGAAGAGGTTGTTGTTGTTCTGTGTGGAGGACCAGGAGGCTGTGTGCGGTGTGTCAGACCTCCAGGAGACACAGGAGCCATCAGCTCTGCCCTGTGGATGA
- the LOC129836204 gene encoding E3 ubiquitin-protein ligase TRIM35-like, translating to MAATWTLEDDMSCPVCCDVFTDPVVLGCSHSFCRSCLDSYWNTQVIKKCPVCRHHSLTDAPPSNLALRNIVETFARERSHNTTKQEETREGEKESQGRRKSGGRSGLVRDGDERCGLHGKRLLLFCVEDKEALCAVCQTSRRHRSHQLCPVDEAAQELKEEVKASIIPLRRKLETFQKLKEDCMKTAEHIKSQAKQTERKIREEFVELHQFLRLEEVDRLSALSEEVEMKTVIMAEKIEHLAKKMTSLTSNIREIEQDIEANDLPFLQAYKNNTARANCTLQDPEPVSGALIDVAQHLGNLRFKIWEKMQEKVQYTPVTLDPNTAAPWLSLSDDLTSVCVRGEKHHVPNNPERCDTCVCVLGADPFSSGSHFWEVEVAGKTRWDLGVLRESVRRKGVLSVNPVHGFWALSLRDGGQYSACTMPWTRLTLKRRPRRVRVCLDYDAGEVTFYDPTDMSLIYTFRDKFKEPLLPYLCPCVSDSGRNAEPLKICPAKVSLVHDVGDKVL from the exons ATGGCTGCCACCTGGACCCTGGAGGACGACATGTCCTGCCCTGTGTGCTGCGATGTTTTCACAGACCCTGTGGTGCTGGGCTGCAGCCACAGCTTCTGCAGGAGCTGCCTGGACAGCTACTGGAACACTCAGGTCATCAAAAAGTGCCCCGTCTGCCGCCACCATTCCCTAACCGACGCTCCACCCAGTAACCTGGCTCTGAGGAACATCGTGGAGACCTTTGCGAGGGAGAGGAGCCACAATACCACCAAGCAGGAGGagacgagagagggggagaaggagagccaGGGAAGGAGGAAGTCAGGAGGGAGGAGTGGGTTGGTACGGGATGGGGATGAAAGGTGCGGTCTCCATGGGAAGAGGTTGTTGTTGTTCTGTGTGGAGGACAAGGAGGCTCTGTGTGCGGTGTGTCAGACCTCCAGGAGACACAGGAGCCATCAGCTCTGCCCTGTGGATGAGGCTGCTCAGGAACTCAAG GAGGAAGTGAAAGCATCTATCATCCCTCTGAGGAGGAAGTTGGAGACATTCCAAAAGTTGAAGGAGGATTGCATGAAAACAGCAGAACACATCAAG AGCCAGGCCAAGCAAACAGAAAGGAAGATAAGAGAGGAGTTTGTGGAGCTGCATCAATTCCTGCGTCTGGAGGAAGTTGACCGGCTGTCTGCCCTCTCTGAGGAGGTGGAGATGAAGACAGTTATAATGGCAGAGAAGATTGAACACCTGGCCAAAAAGATGACCTCCCTGACCAGCAACATCAGAGAGATAGAACAGGATATAGAGGCAAACGACCTTCCATTTCTCCAG GCTTACAAGAACAACACAGCAAG GGCCAACTGTACATTGCAGGATCCAGAGCCTGTATCAGGGGCATTGATCGATGTGGCCCAACACCTGGGCAATCTGAGGTTCAAGATCTGGGAGAAGATGCAGGAGAAGGTGCAATACA CCCCAGTGACTCTGGACCCCAACACTGCGgccccctggctctctctctcagacgacCTGACCAGTGTGTGCGTCAGGGGGGAGAAGCATCACGTCCCCAACAACCCAGAGCGCTGTGACACGTGTGTTTGCGTGCTGGGGGCCGACCCCTTCAGTTCCGGCAGTCACTTTTGGGAGGTGGAGGTGGCGGGTAAGACCAGATGGGACCTGGGGGTCCTGAGAGAGAGTGTGCGTAGGAAAGGGGTCCTGAGTGTGAACCCTGTCCACGGGTTCTGGGCCCTGTCCCTGAGGGACGGCGGCCAGTACAGCGCCTGCACCATGCCCTGGACCCGTCTCACTCTGAAGAGGAGGCCCAGGAGGGTCAGAGTGTGTCTGGACTATGATGCGGGAGAGGTGACTTTCTATGACCCCACTGACATGTCACTCATCTATACATTCAGGGACAAGTTTAAAGAGCCATTGTTGCCCTACCTCTGTCCCTGTGTGAGTGACAGCGGCCGCAATGCTGAGCCACTAAAGATATGCCCTGCCAAAGTGTCATTGGTTCATGATGTTGGTGATAAAGTTTTGTAG
- the LOC129836203 gene encoding nuclear factor 7, brain-like, with amino-acid sequence MLQQGPTAALEDELSCPICFEFFQDPVSLKCQHSFCRGCLETPAWIQQKQRECPVCRRRHSMVDFHPSMSNMKLRNIVEAYLQREEKEGNEGRGVCLVLCSTHNKKLRFFCKECEELVCAACVETELHAKHKHLSVKEEAQWRKRELTALLYNLPEKLQLDVKQARASRECAAQYIKTQAQTTAGQIKSEFANLHQFLRAEEEARLAALKQEESKKTGLLTERINRLTSDMTSLSERISDIQYRMKTDDVSFLQIYKDLKDSTLQDPEPLSGTLIDVAQHLGNLRFKVWEKMQKMVQYTPVTLDVNSAHADLLISGVLLEVSDRRVSQPVPDNAERFDSSVSVLGSVGFCSGIHSWEVEVGPKKAWTLGVAKEGVARKGNVMVSPEGGIWAMGLWNGEQYSAGTAPLGTPLVLKRKPKRIMVKLDYEKGELSFYDSSDMSLIYTFEHRFTERLFPYFSPCLNSDGTNPGVLRICPEKVSVTVAPIH; translated from the exons ATGCTCCAGCAGGGACCTACAGCAGCTCTGGAGGACGAGCTCAGCTGTCCCATCTGCTTTGAATTTTTCCAGGACCCCGTGAGTCTGAAATGCCAACACAGCTTCTGCCGCGGCTGCCTGGAAACACCAGCATGGATACAACAAAAGCAGCGCGAATGCCCCGTCTGCAGGCGAAGGCATTCCATGGTCGATTTCCATCCCTCCATGTCCAACATGAAACTGAGGAACATAGTGGAGGCCtacctgcagagagaggagaaggaggggaatgaggggagaggagtgtgtcTTGTGCTGTGTTCCACACATAACAAGAAGCTCAGGTTTTTCTGTAAGGAGTGTGAGGAACTTGTTTGTGCTGCGTGTGTGGAGACCGAGCTGCATGCCAAGCATAAGCACCTGTCAGTGAAGGAGGAAGCGCAATGGCGTAAG AGGGAACTCACGGCATTGCTCTACAACCTTCCTGAGAAACTGCAACTGGACGTAAAGCAAGCGAGAGCATCAAGAGAGTGTGCAGCACAATACATCAAG ACCCAGGCCCAGACCACAGCAGGACAGATCAAGAGTGAGTTTGCGAATCTCCACCAGTTCCTGAGAGCGGAGGAGGAGgccagactggcagctctgaaaCAGGAGGAGAGCAAGAAGACAGGGTTACTGACTGAGAGGATCAACCGCCTCACCAGCGACATGACTTCCCTCTCGGAGAGAATCTCAGACATACAGTACAGGATGAAAACCGATGATGTCTCATTCTTGCAG ATATACAAGGACTTGAAAGACAG TACACTGCAGGATCCAGAGCCTTTATCAGGGACACTGATAGACGTGGCCCAACACCTGGGCAACCTGAGGTTCAAGGTCTGGGAGAAAATGCAGAAAATGGTGCAATACA CCCCTGTGACCCTGGATGTGAATTCAGCCCACGCTGATCTACTGATCTCTGGGGTTCTCCTGGAGGTGAGTGACAGACGGGTGTCCCAGCCTGTGCCTGATAACGCTGAGCGATTCGACAGCTCAGTGAGCGTGCTAGGCTCTGTGGGTTTCTGCTCAGGCATTCACAGctgggaggtggaggtggggccTAAGAAGGCCTGGACTCTGGGTGTGGCCAAAGAGGGTGTAGCCCGGAAAGGCAATGTGATGGTCAGCCCAGAGGGCGGGATCTGGGCGATGGGGCTGTGGAACGGGGAGCAGTATAGCGCTGGAACTGCCCCCCTGGGTACCCCGTTAGTTCTGAAGAGGAAGCCCAAGAGGATCATGGTCAAGCTGGACTATGAGAAAGGAGAACTCTCCTTCTACGACTCCAGTGACATGTCACTCATCTATACGTTCGAACACAGGTTCACAGAGAGACTGTTCCCCtacttctctccctgtctcaacTCTGATGGCACTAACCCTGGAGTGCTGAGGATCTGCCCTGAGAAGGTGTCTGTGACTGTGGCACCTATTCACTGA
- the LOC129836206 gene encoding E3 ubiquitin-protein ligase TRIM35-like, with the protein MAATWTLEDDMSCPVCCDVFTDPVVLGCSHSFCRSCLDSYWNTQVIKKCPVCRHHSLTDAPPSNLALRNIVETFARERSHNTTKQEETREGEKESQGRRKSGGRSGLVRDGDERCGLHGKRLLLFCVEDKEALCAVCQTSRRHRSHQLCPVDEAAQELKEEVKASIIPLRRKLETFQKLKEDCMKTAEHIKSQAKQTERKIREEFVELHQFLRLEEVDRLSALSEEVEMKTVIMAEKIEHLAKKMTSLTSNIREIEQDIEANDLPFLQAYKNNTARANCTLQDPEPVSGALIDVAQHLGNLRFKIWEKMQEKVQYTPVTLDPNTAAPWLSLSDDLTSVCVRGEKHHVPNNPERCDTCVCVLGADPFSSGSHFWEVEVAGKTRWDLGVLRESVRRKGVLSVNPVHGFWALSLRDGGQYSACTMPWTRLTLKRRPRRVRVCLDYDAGEVTFYDPTDMSLIYTFRDKFKEPLLPYLCPCVSDSGRNAEPLKICPAKVSLVHDVGEKVL; encoded by the exons ATGGCTGCCACCTGGACCCTGGAGGACGACATGTCCTGCCCTGTGTGCTGCGATGTTTTCACTGACCCTGTGGTGCTGGGCTGCAGCCACAGCTTCTGCAGGAGCTGCCTGGACAGCTACTGGAACACTCAGGTCATCAAAAAGTGCCCCGTCTGCCGCCACCATTCCCTAACCGACGCTCCACCCAGTAACCTGGCTCTGAGGAACATCGTGGAGACCTTTGCGAGGGAGAGGAGCCACAATACCACCAAGCAGGAGGagacgagagagggggagaaggagagccaGGGAAGGAGGAAGTCAGGAGGGAGGAGTGGGTTGGTACGGGATGGGGATGAAAGGTGCGGTCTCCATGGGAAGAGGTTGTTGTTGTTCTGTGTGGAGGACAAGGAGGCTCTGTGTGCGGTGTGTCAGACCTCCAGGAGACACAGGAGCCATCAGCTCTGCCCTGTGGATGAGGCTGCTCAGGAACTCAAG GAGGAAGTGAAAGCATCTATCATCCCTCTGAGGAGGAAGTTGGAGACATTCCAAAAGTTGAAGGAGGATTGCATGAAAACAGCAGAACACATCAAG AGCCAGGCCAAGCAAACAGAAAGGAAGATAAGAGAGGAGTTTGTGGAGCTGCATCAATTCCTGCGTCTGGAGGAAGTTGACCGGCTGTCTGCCCTCTCTGAGGAGGTGGAGATGAAGACAGTTATAATGGCAGAGAAGATTGAACACCTGGCCAAAAAGATGACCTCCCTGACCAGCAACATCAGAGAGATAGAACAGGATATAGAGGCAAACGACCTTCCATTTCTCCAG GCTTACAAGAACAACACAGCAAG GGCCAACTGTACATTGCAGGATCCAGAGCCTGTATCAGGGGCATTGATCGATGTGGCCCAACACCTGGGCAATCTGAGGTTCAAGATCTGGGAGAAGATGCAGGAGAAGGTGCAATACA ctccagtgaCTCTGGACCCCAACACTGCGgccccctggctctctctctcagacgacCTGACCAGTGTGTGCGTCAGGGGGGAGAAGCATCACGTCCCCAACAACCCAGAGCGCTGTGACACGTGTGTTTGCGTGCTGGGGGCCGACCCCTTCAGTTCCGGCAGTCACTTTTGGGAGGTGGAGGTGGCGGGTAAGACCAGATGGGACCTGGGGGTCCTGAGAGAGAGTGTGCGTAGGAAAGGGGTCCTGAGTGTGAACCCTGTCCACGGGTTCTGGGCCCTGTCCCTGAGGGACGGCGGCCAGTACAGCGCCTGCACCATGCCCTGGACCCGTCTCACTCTGAAGAGGAGGCCCAGGAGGGTCAGAGTGTGTCTGGACTATGATGCGGGAGAGGTGACTTTCTATGACCCCACTGACATGTCACTCATCTATACATTCAGGGACAAGTTTAAAGAGCCATTGTTGCCCTACCTCTGTCCCTGTGTGAGTGACAGCGGCCGCAATGCTGAGCCACTAAAGATATGCCCTGCCAAAGTGTCATTGGTTCATGATGTTGGTGAAAAAGTTTTGTAG